In the Chroococcidiopsis sp. SAG 2025 genome, one interval contains:
- a CDS encoding NDP-sugar synthase — protein MKAMILAAGKGTRVRPITYTIPKPLIPILQKPVMEFLLELLRQHGFDQIMVNVSHLANEIENYFRDGQRFGVQLAYSFEGKIVDGVLVGEAVGSAGGMRRIQDFAPFFNDTFVVLCGDALIDLDLTAAVKWHREKGSIATVIMKSVPREEVPSYGIVVTDEDGRVRTFQEKPKVEEALSTNISTGIYIFEPEIFNYIPPGENFDIGSQLFPKLVEKNAPFYGLVMDFEWVDIGKVPDYWQAIRGVLQGEIKNVQIPGHEVRPGIYTGLSVAVNWDKVDITGPVYIGGMTRIEDGAKIVGPTMIGPNCYICGGATVDNSVIFEYSRLGPGVRLVDKLVYGRYCVDKTGAMIDVQAAALDWLITDTRVETPSQPAIERQAIAELLGIEAS, from the coding sequence ATGAAAGCCATGATTCTGGCAGCGGGTAAGGGTACGAGAGTCCGCCCCATTACCTACACCATCCCCAAACCGCTCATTCCTATCCTGCAAAAGCCAGTGATGGAGTTTCTCCTTGAACTATTGCGCCAACACGGTTTTGACCAAATTATGGTCAACGTCAGCCACCTAGCTAACGAAATCGAAAACTACTTCCGCGACGGACAGCGCTTTGGCGTACAGCTTGCCTATTCCTTTGAAGGAAAAATTGTCGATGGCGTTCTCGTTGGAGAAGCGGTAGGATCTGCGGGAGGAATGCGGCGAATTCAGGACTTCGCGCCGTTTTTTAACGATACCTTTGTTGTACTGTGCGGCGATGCGCTAATTGACTTAGACTTAACGGCAGCTGTGAAATGGCATAGAGAGAAAGGCTCTATTGCTACAGTCATCATGAAATCCGTTCCCCGCGAAGAAGTTCCTAGTTACGGGATCGTGGTGACAGACGAAGACGGACGAGTCAGAACCTTCCAAGAAAAGCCAAAAGTTGAAGAAGCTCTGAGTACCAACATTAGTACGGGAATTTATATATTTGAGCCAGAAATATTTAATTACATTCCACCTGGAGAAAATTTTGATATTGGTAGTCAACTATTTCCCAAACTTGTAGAAAAAAATGCACCTTTTTATGGCTTGGTGATGGATTTTGAATGGGTGGATATCGGTAAGGTTCCCGATTACTGGCAAGCCATTCGCGGCGTACTCCAAGGTGAAATTAAAAACGTCCAAATTCCAGGACATGAAGTTCGTCCTGGGATTTACACTGGTCTGAGCGTTGCCGTCAACTGGGACAAAGTAGATATTACTGGTCCCGTGTATATCGGTGGAATGACGCGGATTGAAGATGGTGCGAAAATAGTTGGTCCTACCATGATCGGTCCCAACTGCTATATTTGTGGCGGCGCTACAGTTGACAATAGCGTCATTTTCGAGTACTCGCGTTTAGGTCCGGGAGTCCGCCTCGTAGATAAGCTCGTCTACGGGCGCTATTGCGTCGATAAAACGGGAGCCATGATTGATGTCCAAGCCGCTGCCTTAGATTGGTTGATTACGGATACCCGCGTCGAAACGCCATCCCAGCCTGCAATTGAAAGACAGGCGATCGCTGAATTACTAGGAATTGAAGCCAGCTGA
- a CDS encoding ScpA family protein — MNAAEIFEGIALLIELAQRGEIDPWDVRVIEAIDRYLNALLAAQEITPGSYESNLSQSGQAFLLASLLVLFKANTLTGLDSPPDELELDTEELLLVGEGEFATRLRLPLEQQLHRRPVAVPPQKRPVTLQDLIEHLQLIATQLQSEGNLTAKTSRSRRSVSQSRADARKPLELAHQENLTQVARELEEFLSRYSSQFLTLEQNWLNLEQLVDLWTQTKQVATSIVATMSHSELPSDRGCPSSQKHEKVSVFWALLLLSAQSKVELSQEEFYQEIKIRTLGGSEQLAIGDTDSKTTVCSV, encoded by the coding sequence ATGAATGCTGCTGAAATTTTTGAAGGAATTGCGCTGTTAATTGAGCTGGCACAAAGAGGAGAAATCGATCCTTGGGATGTCAGAGTCATTGAAGCGATCGATCGCTACTTGAATGCGTTGCTAGCTGCCCAAGAAATAACACCAGGCTCATACGAATCAAATTTATCTCAATCGGGACAGGCTTTTTTACTGGCATCGCTGCTAGTCTTGTTTAAAGCCAACACCCTCACCGGACTAGATTCTCCCCCTGACGAGTTAGAACTGGATACAGAAGAGTTATTGCTAGTAGGGGAAGGGGAGTTTGCTACGCGGTTACGTTTGCCTCTAGAACAGCAATTACATCGTCGTCCGGTTGCCGTACCTCCCCAAAAACGCCCTGTAACCCTCCAAGATTTGATCGAGCATTTGCAGCTAATTGCGACTCAGTTGCAGTCTGAAGGTAATCTGACAGCCAAAACTAGCCGCAGCCGCCGTTCTGTATCTCAGTCACGCGCAGATGCTCGCAAGCCCTTAGAACTGGCTCACCAGGAAAATCTGACTCAAGTAGCGCGAGAACTGGAAGAGTTTTTATCTCGCTACTCGTCACAATTTTTAACTTTAGAACAAAATTGGCTAAATTTAGAACAGTTAGTAGATTTATGGACGCAAACCAAACAAGTCGCCACATCTATCGTAGCTACTATGTCTCATAGCGAATTGCCGAGCGATCGCGGTTGTCCCTCATCGCAAAAACACGAAAAAGTCAGCGTCTTTTGGGCGTTGCTACTACTCTCAGCCCAATCTAAGGTGGAATTATCGCAGGAAGAGTTTTATCAAGAAATTAAAATTAGGACTTTGGGCGGTTCCGAACAATTGGCGATCGGCGATACTGACTCCAAAACCACTGTATGTTCTGTTTAA
- a CDS encoding GTP-binding protein → MKRLRPIAIIAGIAIALGLVLWLVSSVAQIAEVCRYSPLLCNFLIALIIGLMLALIGAIVYYILVIQRGERRSQRRKQQRQAQQTQIPPQKTEAAAENLSAVRQQVAQIQDEVTRQALIERSQEIEANLARGNLQVVVFGTGSAGKTSLVNAIFGRIVGQIAAPMGTTTVGQTYTLRLKGLERKILITDTPGIQEAGVAGTEREQVARQLATEANLLLFVVDNDLRQSEYIPLRALIEIGKRSLLVLNKTDLYADEDKEQILARLRERVKDLITANDVVAIAANPQPVTLPEGEIFQPDIEVTPLLRRMAAILRQEGEELIADNILLQSHRLGEEARQLIDTQQRQQAENVVERYQWIVAGVVLVTPIPVADLLATAAVNAQMVVEIGSVYGCELNIERGKELALSLGKILASLGIVKGAFQLLSAALQLTVPTFLIGRAIQAVTAAYLTRIAGRSFIEYFRRDRDWGDGGIAEVVQQQFQLSRRDEFIREFVQQAIARVIQPLTSRSQIIENEQEWQ, encoded by the coding sequence ATGAAACGACTGCGCCCGATCGCCATTATTGCAGGCATTGCTATTGCCTTGGGATTAGTTCTGTGGTTGGTAAGTTCTGTAGCACAGATTGCCGAGGTATGCAGATATTCGCCGCTACTGTGCAATTTCCTCATTGCCTTAATTATTGGGTTGATGTTGGCGTTGATTGGGGCAATTGTCTACTACATACTTGTGATTCAAAGGGGAGAGAGGCGATCGCAACGGAGAAAACAGCAAAGACAGGCGCAACAAACGCAGATCCCACCACAAAAGACGGAAGCTGCGGCTGAAAATCTCTCAGCGGTAAGACAGCAAGTTGCCCAAATTCAAGATGAGGTGACGCGACAGGCGTTAATCGAGCGATCGCAGGAGATTGAAGCAAATCTGGCGCGGGGAAATCTTCAAGTTGTCGTCTTCGGTACGGGTTCGGCTGGTAAAACTTCGCTGGTAAATGCCATTTTCGGGCGCATTGTCGGACAAATTGCCGCACCGATGGGAACGACGACGGTAGGACAAACCTATACTTTGCGCTTAAAAGGTTTAGAACGCAAAATTTTGATTACCGATACTCCAGGGATTCAAGAGGCGGGCGTGGCGGGAACGGAACGAGAACAGGTAGCCCGTCAGTTAGCAACTGAGGCAAATTTACTGTTATTCGTGGTTGATAACGATCTGCGGCAATCGGAATACATACCTTTACGGGCGTTGATTGAAATTGGTAAGCGATCGCTATTAGTTCTGAATAAAACAGATTTGTATGCCGATGAGGATAAAGAACAAATTCTTGCCCGGTTGCGCGAACGGGTTAAAGATTTAATTACCGCAAATGATGTTGTGGCGATCGCGGCTAACCCTCAACCCGTGACATTGCCAGAAGGGGAAATCTTTCAGCCAGATATAGAAGTCACCCCCTTACTACGTCGCATGGCGGCGATTTTGCGGCAAGAGGGAGAAGAATTAATTGCCGATAATATTCTCCTACAATCTCATCGGTTGGGGGAAGAAGCGCGTCAGCTGATCGATACCCAACAGCGACAGCAAGCCGAGAATGTTGTCGAAAGATATCAATGGATCGTGGCGGGTGTCGTGTTGGTTACGCCAATACCAGTAGCCGATCTCCTGGCAACTGCGGCTGTTAACGCCCAAATGGTGGTAGAAATTGGCAGCGTTTACGGTTGTGAGTTAAATATCGAACGGGGAAAAGAACTAGCTTTATCTTTGGGTAAAATTTTGGCAAGTTTGGGGATTGTGAAAGGGGCATTTCAGTTGCTCAGTGCTGCTTTACAACTCACCGTACCGACTTTTCTGATTGGCAGGGCAATTCAAGCCGTGACTGCGGCTTATTTAACTCGGATTGCTGGCAGAAGTTTCATTGAATATTTCCGCCGCGATCGCGATTGGGGTGATGGCGGAATTGCTGAAGTCGTACAGCAACAGTTTCAATTAAGTCGCCGCGATGAATTTATTCGCGAGTTCGTCCAGCAGGCGATCGCGCGGGTGATTCAACCTTTAACGAGTCGCTCTCAAATTATAGAAAATGAGCAAGAGTGGCAATGA
- a CDS encoding alpha/beta hydrolase, protein MSLEAIAVATTTGTKPAGLVVVLHGWGANAKDLASLVPLLNLNKYQFLFPNAPFPHPYTSVGRMWYDLSSQEYQGIHESRQILKDWLLSLEASTGIPLSRTILSGFSQGAAMTLDVGLGLPLAGLIALSGYMHPLSQSLDEVPPVLIVHGKQDTVVPLKAAQYARDNLIALGVAVQYQEFDMGHEIRPEVLPLIQQFVTARSEERGVRSE, encoded by the coding sequence TTGAGTTTAGAAGCGATCGCGGTTGCAACAACAACGGGGACGAAACCAGCAGGATTGGTTGTGGTACTGCACGGATGGGGGGCAAATGCCAAAGATTTAGCCTCTCTCGTACCTTTATTAAACTTAAACAAATATCAATTTTTATTTCCCAACGCCCCTTTTCCCCATCCTTATACTTCTGTAGGTAGGATGTGGTACGACCTTTCTAGCCAAGAGTATCAAGGCATTCATGAGAGTAGGCAGATTTTGAAAGATTGGCTGCTTTCCCTCGAAGCTTCCACTGGCATACCCTTATCAAGAACGATCTTAAGTGGATTTTCTCAGGGCGCAGCAATGACTTTGGATGTAGGATTAGGCTTACCTCTGGCGGGTTTAATTGCCTTAAGCGGGTATATGCATCCTCTCTCCCAATCCTTAGATGAAGTCCCGCCAGTACTCATCGTGCATGGTAAGCAAGACACCGTCGTACCACTCAAAGCAGCCCAATACGCTAGAGATAATTTAATTGCCTTGGGGGTTGCCGTCCAGTACCAAGAATTTGACATGGGACACGAAATTCGCCCAGAAGTACTACCACTGATTCAGCAGTTTGTGACAGCGAGGAGTGAGGAGCGAGGAGTGAGGAGCGAGTAG
- a CDS encoding DUF2555 domain-containing protein, translating into MKTSSISRQDIAAMSATDVSELATRLEQDNYTHVFDGLQDWHLLRAIAFQRPELVEPYIHLLDLEPYDES; encoded by the coding sequence ATGAAGACTTCAAGTATTTCTCGGCAGGATATTGCTGCTATGTCAGCAACAGACGTGTCAGAACTGGCAACTCGTTTAGAACAAGACAACTACACGCATGTTTTTGACGGCTTGCAGGATTGGCATTTACTCAGGGCGATCGCTTTTCAACGTCCAGAATTAGTGGAACCATATATTCATCTTCTCGATTTGGAACCATACGATGAATCGTGA
- the coaBC gene encoding bifunctional phosphopantothenoylcysteine decarboxylase/phosphopantothenate--cysteine ligase CoaBC has protein sequence MSLKSPRRVLVGIGGGIAAYKVCEVISTLFKSGAEVKVILTDSARQFITPLTVSTLSRHPAYTDADFWQPTHQRPLHIALGEWAEIMLIAPLTANTLAKLAYGMADNLLTNTVLASTCPVLVAPAMNTEMWQQVAVQRNWQQVLTDNRYYGMSTGYGLLACDRVGAGRMAEPAEIVTHIQSLLCTSGKRDLLGKQVLISAGGTREYLDPVRFIGNPATGKMGIALAHAAFHRGADVTLVHGIVNAEIPSGVRSLPVISAAEMEKAILECFPTADITVMAAAVADVKPANYSREKLPKRSLPESLPLAPVTDILAQLGHCKQPQQILIGFAAQTGDIVTPALEKLHRKKLDAIVANPIDLPDSGFGSDNNQAIFLNKAGDRIAIVPGTKLEMAHRIFDLVVSH, from the coding sequence ATGAGTTTAAAATCGCCCAGGCGGGTGTTAGTTGGAATTGGCGGGGGGATTGCGGCTTATAAGGTTTGCGAAGTTATTTCCACGCTGTTTAAATCTGGGGCAGAAGTCAAGGTTATCCTAACCGATTCTGCTCGACAATTTATCACTCCACTGACGGTATCAACTTTATCTCGTCATCCAGCTTATACGGATGCAGACTTTTGGCAACCTACCCATCAGCGTCCCTTACACATCGCTTTAGGGGAGTGGGCGGAAATTATGCTGATTGCACCCCTAACAGCAAATACGCTGGCAAAATTAGCCTATGGTATGGCTGACAACTTGTTAACAAATACAGTATTGGCTTCTACTTGCCCCGTGTTAGTAGCCCCAGCTATGAATACGGAGATGTGGCAACAAGTCGCAGTACAGCGCAACTGGCAGCAGGTATTGACAGACAACCGATATTATGGTATGTCTACGGGATATGGGTTACTAGCCTGCGATCGCGTTGGTGCGGGGCGGATGGCGGAACCAGCAGAAATTGTGACTCATATTCAGTCTTTATTATGTACGTCTGGCAAGCGAGACTTGTTAGGAAAACAAGTTTTAATTAGCGCGGGTGGAACGCGAGAATATCTCGATCCGGTACGCTTTATCGGTAATCCCGCCACGGGCAAAATGGGAATAGCTTTGGCACACGCAGCTTTCCATCGGGGTGCAGATGTAACTCTAGTACATGGTATTGTCAACGCAGAAATACCGTCAGGAGTGCGATCGCTACCTGTTATCAGTGCGGCAGAAATGGAGAAGGCAATATTAGAGTGCTTTCCTACTGCTGATATTACAGTGATGGCGGCGGCTGTAGCAGATGTGAAACCTGCAAACTATAGTCGCGAAAAGTTACCCAAGCGATCGCTACCCGAAAGTTTGCCTCTCGCACCCGTGACAGATATTCTCGCCCAGTTAGGACATTGCAAACAGCCCCAACAAATTTTAATTGGCTTTGCTGCCCAAACGGGAGATATAGTCACTCCAGCCTTAGAGAAATTACACCGCAAAAAATTAGATGCGATCGTTGCCAATCCGATCGATCTACCCGATAGTGGCTTTGGCAGCGACAACAATCAAGCGATATTCTTAAACAAAGCAGGCGATCGAATTGCGATCGTACCTGGGACTAAGTTAGAAATGGCACATCGGATTTTCGATTTGGTCGTTAGTCATTAG
- a CDS encoding alpha/beta hydrolase, translated as MSFPHYLWLNTSSSLRCFEQPLLNYLSKRVSIARWEYSQTQDEASSLDIAIELLNDYLQKTTHPVHLIGHSTSGLLGFLYARQYPEKIASLTLLGVGADVAIDWQVHYYTHLQALNRKKVLHTMAYNLFGCYDDRTIEGLVKILEKDLDSSLSPHSLWQRANFPHNGVSVPLMVCGSLDDPIVEATELHKWQPWLKASDRLHLHPDGGHFFHFFQSQQAGKHILSFWQSLSLLNQLKVVVNQG; from the coding sequence ATGTCATTTCCCCATTATCTGTGGTTAAATACTAGTTCTAGTTTGCGTTGTTTTGAACAGCCTTTGTTAAATTATTTATCTAAACGAGTTTCAATTGCTCGTTGGGAATATTCGCAAACTCAAGACGAAGCTAGTTCGCTCGATATTGCCATAGAATTGTTAAACGACTACCTACAAAAGACAACCCATCCCGTTCACTTAATTGGACATAGCACGAGTGGCTTATTAGGATTCTTGTATGCGCGTCAATATCCTGAAAAGATTGCTTCTTTGACTCTTTTAGGTGTAGGTGCAGATGTTGCTATTGATTGGCAAGTTCACTATTACACTCACTTACAAGCTCTAAATCGGAAAAAAGTTTTACATACAATGGCTTATAATTTATTTGGTTGTTATGACGATCGCACAATTGAAGGATTGGTAAAGATTTTAGAAAAAGATCTCGATAGTTCGCTTTCACCCCATTCTCTTTGGCAAAGAGCTAATTTCCCTCATAATGGCGTGTCAGTACCATTAATGGTTTGTGGAAGTCTAGACGATCCAATTGTAGAAGCCACCGAACTCCATAAATGGCAACCTTGGTTAAAAGCAAGCGATCGCCTCCACCTTCATCCTGACGGCGGACACTTTTTTCACTTCTTTCAATCGCAACAAGCAGGAAAACATATTCTTAGCTTCTGGCAATCTTTAAGTTTATTAAATCAGCTAAAGGTGGTAGTTAATCAAGGATAA
- the fldA gene encoding flavodoxin FldA, protein MTKVGIFYGSTTGKTEMVVESIQKEFGQDVVDLHNIADVDESDFEEYTNLIVACPTWNIGELQSDWDGFFPDLDSIDFSGKKVAYFGTGDQIGYADNFQDAMGILEEKIAELGGTTVGYWSTDGYDFNESKAVKDGKFVGLAIDEDNQSDLTDERVKAWVAQLKKEFGI, encoded by the coding sequence ATGACAAAAGTTGGGATTTTTTATGGTTCCACAACGGGAAAAACTGAAATGGTTGTCGAATCAATTCAAAAAGAATTTGGTCAAGATGTAGTAGATTTGCATAATATCGCTGATGTGGATGAAAGCGATTTTGAGGAATATACTAATTTGATTGTTGCTTGCCCTACTTGGAACATTGGCGAACTCCAAAGCGATTGGGATGGTTTTTTTCCCGATCTAGACAGTATTGATTTCAGTGGTAAGAAGGTAGCTTATTTTGGGACTGGCGATCAGATTGGTTATGCCGATAACTTTCAAGATGCAATGGGTATTCTAGAAGAAAAAATTGCAGAGTTAGGTGGTACAACTGTTGGATATTGGTCTACAGATGGTTACGACTTTAATGAATCTAAAGCTGTGAAGGACGGGAAGTTTGTTGGTTTGGCGATCGATGAAGATAATCAATCTGATTTAACTGACGAACGAGTAAAAGCTTGGGTAGCACAACTCAAGAAAGAGTTTGGCATTTAG
- a CDS encoding chlorophyll a/b binding light-harvesting protein, giving the protein MTAVISDSPYRNQIPEVGWWAGNFRLTNLSGKLLGAHIAHSALILLWAGGMTLFELSRYNPNLPMYEQGLILLPHLATLGFGVGAGGQVTSTYPYFVISVLHLIPSVILAAGGIYHSLLGPEVLEDNPTLAGFFGYDWKDTGKMTTILGIHLMLLGLGALLLVAKAMFWGGLFDPWVAGGGDVRVINHPTLNPVRIFGYLFGAWGSEGMAAVNNLEDIVGGHIWVGLMLIGGGIFHILTQPFAWARRVLIYSGEAYLAYSIGAVAYMGFFAAYFASVNNTAYPEVFYGPIRTLESSPGIVSSRGWLVTFHFVLAVIFLLGHIWHALRSRAIAAGFDLKKGDLIQPPLSNPRSGDRFSSVDAADLTLNFLKYLPIYRPGITPLSRGLEIGMAHGYWLVGPFTILGSLGSLNDSRASNLLGLLAAGSLIVILTIGFSIYGSTSQEKSLVTVPRPNFAVTVPNVPESLQTVDNWSQFSTGFFIGGIGGAIFAYLLLTNLNLFQAIPMIGS; this is encoded by the coding sequence ATGACAGCAGTAATTTCTGATAGTCCATACAGAAACCAAATACCCGAAGTTGGCTGGTGGGCTGGTAACTTTCGCCTCACCAATCTATCCGGCAAATTGTTGGGCGCTCATATTGCCCACTCTGCATTAATCCTGTTGTGGGCTGGCGGAATGACTCTGTTTGAGTTGTCTCGTTACAACCCAAATTTACCAATGTACGAACAAGGGTTAATCCTGCTCCCTCATTTAGCAACTCTCGGTTTTGGTGTTGGTGCTGGCGGGCAAGTTACTAGTACCTACCCTTACTTTGTCATCAGCGTTTTGCATCTGATCCCTTCAGTAATTCTGGCAGCAGGTGGTATTTATCACTCTTTACTGGGACCCGAGGTGTTAGAAGACAATCCTACATTGGCTGGCTTTTTTGGTTATGACTGGAAAGATACAGGTAAGATGACGACGATCTTAGGCATTCACCTGATGCTTTTAGGTTTGGGTGCTTTGCTTCTCGTCGCCAAGGCAATGTTTTGGGGTGGATTATTTGACCCTTGGGTAGCTGGCGGTGGAGATGTGAGAGTTATCAATCATCCCACGCTGAACCCAGTCCGCATTTTCGGCTACTTGTTCGGCGCTTGGGGTTCGGAAGGAATGGCGGCTGTTAATAATTTGGAAGATATTGTTGGCGGTCACATCTGGGTTGGGTTGATGTTGATTGGTGGTGGCATTTTCCACATCTTGACTCAGCCGTTTGCCTGGGCGCGTCGAGTTTTAATTTACTCAGGTGAAGCGTATCTTGCCTATAGTATTGGTGCTGTAGCCTATATGGGCTTTTTTGCGGCGTACTTTGCCTCGGTGAACAACACTGCGTACCCCGAAGTTTTTTACGGTCCAATTCGCACTTTGGAAAGTTCTCCTGGGATTGTTTCTAGCCGTGGTTGGTTGGTCACTTTCCATTTCGTCCTAGCTGTCATATTTCTCCTGGGTCACATTTGGCACGCCCTCCGTTCCCGAGCGATCGCCGCTGGATTCGATTTGAAAAAAGGCGACTTGATCCAGCCACCATTATCAAATCCTCGATCGGGCGATCGCTTCTCGTCAGTTGATGCTGCCGATCTGACGCTGAACTTTCTGAAATACTTGCCAATTTATCGTCCTGGTATAACACCTCTCTCACGGGGACTAGAAATTGGGATGGCTCATGGTTATTGGTTAGTCGGTCCTTTTACCATACTAGGCTCGCTAGGTTCTTTAAACGACAGTCGCGCCAGTAATTTGCTCGGTTTACTAGCCGCAGGCAGTTTAATTGTCATCCTGACGATTGGGTTCTCAATTTACGGTAGTACCTCACAGGAAAAAAGTCTGGTTACAGTTCCACGCCCAAATTTTGCAGTCACAGTCCCAAACGTACCAGAGTCTCTACAAACTGTAGATAACTGGAGTCAGTTTTCGACTGGATTCTTTATTGGTGGAATTGGAGGAGCAATCTTTGCTTATTTGCTCTTAACTAACCTGAATTTATTTCAGGCAATTCCTATGATTGGAAGCTAG
- a CDS encoding chlorophyll a/b binding light-harvesting protein: protein MTTVAKSPLSVEQNATEVPWWAGNFRLTNLSGKLLGAHIAHAGLIVFWAGAMTLFELAHFNPAKPMYEQGLILLPHLAAQGWGVGAGGEVTSTFPYFAIGSIHLISSAFLGYGGIFHALRGPATLENRFRFFGYDWADTGKMTTILGIHLVLLGIGAFLLVAKAMYFGGLYDPAVENVRVVTNPTLNPARIYGYLFGAVGNFWIAGVDNLEDVVGGHIWVGGMLILGGLFHIATKPFQWTHPLFVWSGEAYLSYSLGALALMGFIATLFVSVNTTVYPEVFYGPALTIRQNLVPYFSSPDPEFVTSRTWLANTHFWLAFFFLQGHIWHALRSRGLDFRKGRVSEAAILPKPIA from the coding sequence GTGACAACTGTTGCTAAGAGTCCGTTATCGGTAGAGCAAAACGCTACCGAAGTTCCCTGGTGGGCGGGGAACTTTCGCCTGACCAATTTATCAGGGAAACTCCTGGGCGCTCACATAGCCCATGCAGGGCTAATTGTGTTCTGGGCGGGAGCAATGACTTTATTTGAGCTGGCTCACTTTAATCCAGCCAAGCCCATGTACGAGCAGGGTTTAATTCTACTACCTCACCTAGCAGCTCAAGGTTGGGGCGTGGGTGCTGGCGGCGAGGTGACAAGCACATTCCCCTATTTTGCGATCGGCTCGATCCATCTAATCTCATCTGCATTTTTGGGTTATGGCGGGATTTTTCATGCCCTGCGCGGTCCAGCCACTCTAGAAAATCGGTTTCGTTTCTTTGGCTACGATTGGGCAGATACAGGCAAAATGACCACAATTCTTGGCATTCACCTGGTATTGCTGGGGATAGGTGCATTCTTATTGGTCGCCAAAGCAATGTACTTCGGTGGTTTGTACGACCCAGCAGTGGAAAATGTCCGAGTTGTTACTAACCCTACACTCAATCCAGCCAGAATTTATGGTTATCTGTTCGGTGCAGTAGGCAATTTCTGGATTGCTGGCGTTGACAACCTGGAGGATGTTGTTGGCGGTCACATTTGGGTTGGTGGAATGTTGATTTTGGGCGGGTTGTTCCATATTGCAACCAAGCCGTTTCAATGGACGCATCCGCTATTTGTTTGGTCGGGAGAAGCTTACCTTTCCTATAGTTTGGGTGCTTTGGCGCTCATGGGCTTTATTGCGACTCTCTTCGTCTCAGTCAACACTACCGTTTATCCTGAAGTATTTTACGGTCCTGCACTCACGATTCGGCAGAATCTCGTACCTTACTTCTCATCACCCGATCCTGAGTTCGTGACTTCTCGAACTTGGTTAGCTAACACTCACTTCTGGTTAGCTTTCTTTTTCCTACAAGGGCATATCTGGCACGCACTGCGATCGCGTGGGCTGGATTTCCGTAAAGGTCGGGTAAGTGAGGCAGCAATCCTTCCCAAACCGATCGCCTGA
- a CDS encoding phosphoribosyltransferase, producing MSTAILFRDRVAAGEQLAPEIHRLLDKITAVSNVAPYPIVYALPRGGLPVAVPVARRLRCPIDIVVAKKIGHPQNPELAIGAVTADGNVLWAGQTSIALQNSPPGKIALEAALSKAKLQMAVLNSGRPQHGAIAQQTRDTIAILVDDGVATGMTMAVAAQTLRSQNHIAVWLCTPVAPQTLLPWLEQWGDRIIVLHTPKSFLSVSRFYEEFPQVETRIALACLQQQKLWLGR from the coding sequence ATGTCAACTGCTATATTGTTTCGCGATCGCGTTGCTGCTGGAGAACAACTAGCACCGGAAATTCATCGTCTTCTGGACAAAATTACGGCTGTTTCTAACGTTGCCCCTTATCCGATTGTCTATGCTCTACCACGAGGGGGATTGCCCGTAGCAGTGCCAGTAGCGCGGCGGCTGCGTTGTCCGATAGATATTGTCGTGGCAAAAAAGATCGGTCATCCCCAAAATCCAGAACTAGCGATTGGAGCAGTTACAGCAGATGGTAACGTCTTGTGGGCAGGACAAACATCAATTGCTCTCCAAAATTCACCACCGGGAAAAATAGCGTTGGAAGCAGCCTTGAGCAAGGCAAAATTGCAGATGGCAGTCCTCAATTCTGGTCGCCCCCAACATGGCGCGATCGCGCAACAAACGCGAGATACGATCGCGATCTTAGTCGATGATGGCGTTGCCACTGGAATGACGATGGCAGTAGCCGCCCAAACGCTGCGATCGCAAAATCACATAGCAGTTTGGCTCTGCACTCCCGTCGCACCTCAAACCTTGCTACCTTGGCTAGAACAATGGGGCGATCGGATAATCGTTCTGCACACACCCAAATCTTTTCTGAGTGTCAGCCGCTTTTACGAAGAATTTCCTCAAGTAGAAACAAGAATCGCCCTTGCTTGTCTGCAACAACAGAAGTTGTGGTTAGGGCGTTAG